CTTAACTATTGTTTTTTCTTGAGCTATTATCTTGCATATacgaatcaaaacaaaaaacagctgaTTTCATATAGCAACAAGTGAAACCCTAAGTAACCctaatttgaattaaatatcgaTTGCAGACTCGATTTAGTGTTTAAGGACcattaaatcataaatttaacaactttttaaaatatttaattttaaaataacaatactaTCGGTActtcaaaacattttcttgGCAAATATCgactatatttttaaagcctatcgatgtttttccagCTTGAACGGAagcaagaaaaaatttagggTATTCTTTTTACATAGAATCTTTGATTAAGCCGTTGAGAACAGATTAATAGACCTTTCTTATTtgaaaacgaggacggaagctaacgtcggcaagccgaagttttaatacccttgcagatttgactaatgaaaacttgactaaaatagcaacatgaattaataaacaacaaaatattccaaattgaaaaaaataaaaatttaaaatttttcaccctattgttcctatgggaacATATAtcctatatgatatagacgtccgatcggcacgcgcttttaccctgatcaaggtacgcacaaaaaaatacgatttggagagtttcatgggaatagcttatattttgagcgaaatatcctgaaaaacgtcaaattttgaccgatttcaccctattgttcctatgggagctataagatatagacgtccgatcggcacgcgcttttaccctgatcaaggtatgcgtaaaagaataagattcatgtcaaaagctcttacactgagcgaaatatcttcattttgtgaaagctatatccgattgttcctatgggagctataggatatagacgtccgatcgggtcggctttcaaacttgatctgcgtacacatgttttaggacgactgtgaaagtttcaaggcgctagcttttaaactgagctcgcaaacggtattgaaacagacggacagacggacagacggacagacggacatggctatatcgactcccctattgatcctgatcaagaatatatatactttatggggtcggaaacgtctccttcactgcgttacaaacttctgaccaaaattataataccctctgcaagggtataaaaaaaagcgTGTACTCTCCATTGGTTGTTTGTATCACCGAAGATGTTaataagtatattttattcCCATTCGTATGGATGCCAGACAAATGAATAGTAGTTTGAATAACtgaaatttttggaaattgtGACGCGGCGAGTGAAAAAAAACTAACGGGGGTGCCACAAAAACCGCTCGGCGTTAGAATGGTTCTAGTTTCCAAGGTCTTAGCGTTGAATACGTTTCCCTTAATGCATGTGATAGCTTTTGCGTGAACTTATAATACACTGTGCAAGGGTATAAGAATAGTTTACAAGTGTAAAACTATAAATTatcgttaaaaattaaaaacaacaaaaaattcaaaaaattttgtagcatccattttttttactgtATGTTTCAAGcttataaaattgtaatttcgcGGATCAATGGCGgtaaatatggatatttttTAGTGAACATTTTATTACGCCATGATCTCTGGATGGAAAACGTTGGCCCTTGGCCCTTTCCTGTCGGCCATTCTTGCCATTCATTTGACAACAGCCCAGGAAAGCACAACAATGGCTTCGATAACCACGAATCGCGCAACAGTAAAGGATTTAGGTGCCAAAGTTCAGGGAGCGGAAAACGGGCCTGACTACTGTGATCCTGCATTGTGCGGCGCTGGCCATAAACATGTGGCTTGCAATAATACAATCGTAAGTTACTAAATCTACAAATGTGCCACGTAAACATCCTGCCTTGAtgttttcaaagttttttttaatttactttttttctattacaTACAACATAAAGTTAGTACAGCGAACactatcaaaaaatattaatgattTATGACTCTTTTTATTAGGTACCTATTGTTTGACCGAAAAGTAATTAGACGCTTATTCGtgttaaatttattagttATGCTAAATGGCATAGTAATCACTTTAAATGTGTCGGAATTGATTATATTGAAATGCTaaagagtcaaaatctgccaagtgggccacccctgttccgaaggtccgattttcatcgaacttttttacttttccggttcacaacgaaaatataagaacttcatttgaacggttttgcgaaattttgagttttaccggagttataggggtcaaaacgtggcatttttgacactttttcgaaaaagttgcactcagtcattaatttataacttcggaacggttagatttatctttatgatgttttcactaatcgctcaagaattattatggctttccataaaaaaatgtaaaaaaaaataaaaaatttttgttcttaaaaataaatcaacatttttttttagtttttatttttttcagtgttcttcaccagctatagagtttaaaaccatttgaaaataaagtttgattcattacgaaaaagatccaaaaaaaaaaaagagtggcccggccaaaggtttttcgcaatatcgatttgaagaagggcgcacagcggtttcccatacaaaaacggcttgctcgtgaaaactggctggtcaacacatgccgtagCGAGCGTAGCGTCAGCTGTCAATGGGGGACTTTTTgccgttttgtatgggaaaccgctgtgcgcccttcttcaaatcgatattgcgaaaaacctttggccgggccactcttttttttttttggatctttttcgtaaagaatcaaactttattttcaaatggttttaaactctatagctggtgaagaacactgaaaaaaataaaaactaaaaaaaaatgttgatttatttttaagaacaaaaattttttatttttttttacatttttttatggaaagccaaaataaatcttgagcgattagtgaaaacatcataaagatatctctaaccgttccgaagttatgaattaatgactgagtgcaactttttcgaaaaagtgacaaaaatgccatgttttgacccctataactccggtaaaactcaaaatttcgcaaaaccgttcaaatgaagttcttatattttcgttgtgaaccggaaaagtaaaaaagttcgatgaaaatcggaccttcggaacaggggtggcccacttggcagattttgactctaaagtaaatgatatcttaatatttttcattcagaaaaaaagtgtaacattttccatttgattttgtttaattattaaatttttataaggcATGCCTCAAACACACGTTTTTTGCACTATTTTATGTACTCAGAAACAtaatgaaaaattttagaGACTTTACTATTTTAACAGAGTTTGAGTTTAATCAACCGTCACGAGAATAGTCCGGGAATCTTATAACATAATAAGTAATGAGTTTTATACAACCACAAATAATGTAAGCAATTTTGCAACTGTCCCGAATATAACtagaacatttatttttaagggaCTGCATAGCGAATGTTCCCTTGACGCTGAGATCCTACCCATAAATGAGAAGCtgcaaaaatttttagtacGTCGTTTCAATGAGCTCCGGGACAGCGTTGCCAAGGGCGGATTCAACGGATTGAGCCCGGCTGCTCGTATGGGCACTTTGAAGTGGGACCTGGAGCTTTCTCACCTAGCCGAGTTCAATGTGCAGGACTGTACCATGAAATCCGATGAATGCCGTAACACTAAGAAAGCAATCTACGCTGGCCAGACTGTTGGATATCGAGCCCTTAAAGGAAAGATCCCAGAGTTGGAGGACATTCTCAAGGATATAACAGGGATGTGGATGCGGGAGAACTCCGGAACATCGATGTTGGACATTATGAAGTATAAGGAACCGGAAAAGGGGTGAGTACTACTtataataacttattattaataagttatgatttcaaaaaaattaatatttgaattaCCCGAATTGagcaaaatgtttaaaaataatacaataggTAGGTAAGTTCtaaaattatcagaaattatcttaatattataataataataatattgtactTTCTGTAATTAAAGaacaataattaatttgttgaTCAAATGACTTAAAGTGACCTCTAAAAATGTATGATTTTTCAATCTCAAACTTATCTTTCCTGCTAACTAATAAATCATTTCCCTTTCCGTTAGACCGCCCAAGTACAATTTTGTACAGATGGTATTGGAGAACGCTGAATTTGTCGGCTGTGCCATTCTTCAGCAGACACATAACGCCTGGCTGCAGATATTCTTCACTTGCAACTATGGCCATGCTCCAGTAGTGGGTGAGCCGGTCTACGAAAACGGACAGACTGCGGGAAAACTCTGCAAGACCGGAGTCAACCACGACTTTGTACATCTATGTTCCGAAACCGAGACCTATGTGAAGAATGCACCAAAAGTGGTCAACTCGTCAAATTCTGAACATAAAGCAAGAACTGTGAGAAAAGGAGACTTTGTGATGCTAAGGAGCGATGGAATACAGCCAAGGGATGGCTCACCTGGGGCCGCAGGGGAAGCCACTACCGCAGTCCCAGCTGCCGAAGGAGCAGCCACACCAGCGGCTGAAGGAGCATCTGGTCCTCCCACCGAAGGAGCACCGACTACACCAGCCACTCCAGGAGCTGGTGGAGCAACTACTCCGTTGGCAGGAGAAACGCCTGCTCCAGGACCTGGAACTGAGGCACCGAAACCTGTAAAACAAAGTCCTCTTGAAGGTGTATTGGAACCCACGCCAGAACCTCTTGACAAAGCGGCTCTGCAGAAAAAATTTGCCCGCTTTCTTGTGCTGATGAAGCAGGCTGAGAAGCACCATGGTCGTCGAAAGATCGTCGTGATAACCAGCAACCACGAGGTGGAAGATGACCGTGCCAAGAGGATTGGTGGTGTGGACAGATCCAATTTAAGAACAATGGAGGAAGCTGTTTACAGGAGGATGCGCAGTCGGAGACTAGAAATTGAACGCAGCGGAATAATGGCGCGGTCCATGAGTCACAGCTCCCTGCTAACCAGACGCAGTCGCCCAAAACAGAGCTCCTTTTGGGCTCCCCAGTGGGTTGGTATAGCTAAATAGTCAAAATTATCTTCCGGATGTTCGTATTGGAAATCACAATTAGGAAAAAAAGggtttaaaacgttttttttttaatttaaaaatcgttaagaaaaatgtaaagaTTTCAGTTTATCTGAaaccaatttttaatataaactgaTTTCCTAAAACCTGCGAAATTTGAGACATTTCattgaataaaaatcaatatccTTTAACCGACCATTATAAAATTACCTATAAGTTGTTTTGCCttgacacaaaaatcaataagaCAACAATCGAATGTAGCTTCATTGTGGAATGGaaatttttgggaaaaatatttccattatAACAGCAGATCTAAATTGTAGCCTATTTAAAGTGATACGTTATTGTCTTGATACACAAGATGTTCCTACAGATAATCACTTTAAAAGAATCGATCGGATCGATCGTCTCAAAATACATAACAATAGCACCATTGTTAAGATGTTTTCGATCAGTTTCGGAAAAATGTGGGCATCCACCTATATAAACCCACCATTCGACAGATTAGTCAAATCAAATCGAGCTTCTAAAAAATCCGTCAAAATGAAGTTGCTTTTGGTTCTGGCTTGCGTAGTCCTTTATGTGTCTCTTACAATTGCCCAGGAACGCTGCGTTGGACGTCCTCGTCGTAGgtttccatttaaattttaaaagctaATGCACTTTAACTTTATGAACTGTACCTTCAAATAGTGCGTCAGAACTGCATCGGTGGAAGGAATGAAGGACGCGGAGGTGGCCAATGTCGAGCAAGTGCCATGAACGAAATGTGGTACTATAACCAGAGATCCAGGAGATGCATCAAGATGAGGTATCTCGGATGTGGCGGCAACCGAAACCGCTATTGCTCCTTGAGGCACTGCCAAAGTTCCTGTCGATGAAATCACAAATTTAAACTGATCTTCTCTCCTGTTCTCACGATGCTTTGTCTAAGTTTAtccaatatttaataaatcactgcaataaaacaataaagtcTTTAAGATCTTCCAAAACCAAGACGAAAACCGTATGCACCATGGGGTAATCTTAAAAAAGCATGATATTAATATGTAACGAGTTTTAtttaaccaaaaatataatattattttattaaagaacACGGTATTAGTCATTTAACTTATTCTTTAAGAGTTCCGAATATtattagaacattttttttaaagggacTGCA
This portion of the Drosophila takahashii strain IR98-3 E-12201 chromosome 3R, DtakHiC1v2, whole genome shotgun sequence genome encodes:
- the LOC108057627 gene encoding uncharacterized protein, with protein sequence MISGWKTLALGPFLSAILAIHLTTAQESTTMASITTNRATVKDLGAKVQGAENGPDYCDPALCGAGHKHVACNNTIGLHSECSLDAEILPINEKLQKFLVRRFNELRDSVAKGGFNGLSPAARMGTLKWDLELSHLAEFNVQDCTMKSDECRNTKKAIYAGQTVGYRALKGKIPELEDILKDITGMWMRENSGTSMLDIMKYKEPEKGPPKYNFVQMVLENAEFVGCAILQQTHNAWLQIFFTCNYGHAPVVGEPVYENGQTAGKLCKTGVNHDFVHLCSETETYVKNAPKVVNSSNSEHKARTVRKGDFVMLRSDGIQPRDGSPGAAGEATTAVPAAEGAATPAAEGASGPPTEGAPTTPATPGAGGATTPLAGETPAPGPGTEAPKPVKQSPLEGVLEPTPEPLDKAALQKKFARFLVLMKQAEKHHGRRKIVVITSNHEVEDDRAKRIGGVDRSNLRTMEEAVYRRMRSRRLEIERSGIMARSMSHSSLLTRRSRPKQSSFWAPQWVGIAK
- the LOC108057626 gene encoding uncharacterized protein is translated as MEIFGKNISIITADLNCSLFKVIRYCLDTQDVPTDNHFKRIDRIDRLKIHNNSTIVKMFSISFGKMWASTYINPPFDRLVKSNRASKKSVKMKLLLVLACVVLYVSLTIAQERCVGRPRLRQNCIGGRNEGRGGGQCRASAMNEMWYYNQRSRRCIKMRYLGCGGNRNRYCSLRHCQSSCR